The Cohnella abietis genome has a segment encoding these proteins:
- a CDS encoding LysR family transcriptional regulator, with the protein MLEDMRLFSMIVEHTSLNKAAERLNLSQPALSRRIARLESELEVDLFRRIGKRLELTAAGQLTYEFALELRRFHGSYLQKLNAFKSAEAPIATIGASLTTLQTTLPALITAMTEKHPNLEIKAVTGKSHEITTLVKERKVDFGLVASSVEDDASITSLPLFDDHLILVLPRTHFILERTQFEVDDLNGLPMILFAPGTWYRTLTDQLFRRHNLKPDVRMEIDSFEAIIRLLSACRAGTLLPKSYLREQVLKDNDLYLVRIPELEETKRTTSLIHGDPAWLAPSTRYLIEETRAYFARNQTTI; encoded by the coding sequence ATGCTTGAGGATATGCGTCTGTTTTCTATGATTGTGGAGCATACAAGTCTGAATAAAGCGGCCGAAAGGCTAAATCTATCTCAGCCTGCCTTATCACGTAGAATTGCTCGACTAGAATCTGAGCTAGAGGTCGATTTATTCAGAAGAATCGGAAAGCGATTGGAGCTAACTGCAGCCGGACAGCTCACTTACGAATTTGCATTGGAGCTACGCCGCTTTCACGGCAGCTACTTACAGAAGCTGAACGCCTTCAAATCCGCGGAAGCACCTATAGCTACAATTGGCGCTAGTCTAACGACCCTTCAGACGACACTACCTGCTCTGATTACTGCGATGACAGAGAAGCACCCGAATCTTGAAATTAAAGCAGTGACCGGCAAGTCGCATGAAATTACTACGCTAGTAAAGGAACGCAAGGTTGATTTCGGACTAGTCGCCTCATCCGTCGAGGACGATGCCTCCATTACCAGTTTACCCTTGTTTGACGATCATCTTATACTCGTTCTTCCTAGAACACACTTTATATTAGAAAGAACACAATTTGAGGTCGACGATTTGAATGGCTTGCCGATGATTTTGTTCGCTCCAGGCACTTGGTATCGCACGCTTACTGACCAGTTATTCCGTAGGCATAATCTGAAGCCAGACGTCCGCATGGAAATCGACTCCTTCGAGGCGATCATCCGTTTGTTGTCCGCTTGTAGAGCAGGTACTCTATTGCCCAAATCCTATTTACGCGAGCAAGTGCTTAAAGATAATGATTTGTATCTCGTGCGAATCCCAGAGCTGGAGGAAACAAAGCGGACGACGTCTCTTATCCATGGCGATCCTGCGTGGCTTGCACCTTCTACACGCTATCTCATTGAGGAAACAAGAGCTTATTTTGCCCGGAACCAGACCACTATTTAA
- a CDS encoding succinate dehydrogenase cytochrome b558 subunit translates to MKGNSYLPRKLHSLLGVIPLGLFIIEHALTNYSAWEGGTEGFSSMIDLLNSLPLVFFIEMFVIWLPMLFHGVYGLYIAYQSNVNTGRFSYGRNWAFTLQRITGVITFIFVAWHVYETRVQIALGNVTHEELGQHMNSIVSNPTVFTIYVVAVIAATFHFANGLWAFLVSWGITVGPRAQKISSNICMVIFVIIATLFLLSLFAFRGDEFASAAAATLSSVTVG, encoded by the coding sequence ATGAAAGGTAATTCTTACCTACCGAGAAAGCTTCATTCGCTACTTGGTGTAATTCCGCTCGGATTGTTCATTATCGAGCATGCATTAACGAACTACTCCGCTTGGGAAGGCGGAACGGAGGGCTTTAGCAGCATGATTGATCTGCTAAATAGCTTGCCCCTCGTTTTCTTTATAGAAATGTTCGTTATATGGCTCCCGATGTTATTTCATGGGGTTTATGGTTTGTATATCGCTTATCAATCAAACGTAAATACGGGGCGATTCAGCTACGGACGTAACTGGGCATTTACGTTGCAACGGATTACAGGTGTAATTACGTTTATCTTCGTAGCTTGGCACGTTTACGAAACCCGTGTTCAGATTGCACTTGGTAATGTCACGCATGAGGAATTAGGACAGCACATGAATAGCATCGTAAGTAATCCAACTGTATTTACGATTTATGTTGTTGCCGTAATTGCTGCAACCTTCCACTTTGCTAACGGTCTCTGGGCATTTCTTGTTAGCTGGGGTATTACTGTTGGTCCGCGTGCACAAAAAATTTCTTCTAATATTTGCATGGTCATCTTCGTGATCATTGCTACTTTGTTCTTATTGTCTCTGTTCGCGTTCCGCGGCGATGAGTTCGCATCGGCAGCAGCAGCTACATTGAGTTCAGTCACAGTAGGTTAG
- the sdhB gene encoding succinate dehydrogenase iron-sulfur subunit produces the protein MAETTTKTAAGRKVKFVITRRERPEASSFTEEFEVPYRPNMNVISALMEIQRNPVKADGGSTSPVCWESNCLEEVCGACSMVINGKPRQACSTLIDKLEQPIRLEPMSTFPVVRDLVINRERMFGALKKVKAWIPIDGTYDLGPGPRMAESKRQWAYELSKCMTCGVCLEACPNVNDRNSFIGPASISQVRLFNAHPTGEMNAHERLDALMEEGGIEGCGNSQNCVRSCPKGIPLTTSIAAMNKDTTKHLFKKWLGM, from the coding sequence GTGGCGGAAACAACAACCAAAACAGCTGCTGGACGTAAAGTTAAGTTTGTTATTACGCGCCGGGAGCGTCCAGAAGCCTCCTCATTCACGGAGGAGTTCGAGGTTCCTTATCGGCCGAACATGAATGTTATTAGTGCGTTGATGGAAATTCAACGTAACCCTGTTAAAGCGGATGGCGGTAGCACGTCTCCAGTATGCTGGGAATCGAACTGCCTAGAAGAGGTTTGTGGCGCATGTTCAATGGTCATTAATGGCAAGCCTCGTCAAGCTTGTAGCACGCTTATCGACAAGCTGGAGCAGCCGATTCGGTTAGAGCCTATGTCGACGTTCCCAGTCGTTCGCGACTTGGTTATCAATCGTGAGCGTATGTTCGGTGCGTTGAAGAAGGTTAAAGCATGGATTCCGATTGATGGAACATACGATCTTGGTCCTGGACCTCGTATGGCAGAATCCAAGCGTCAATGGGCATATGAATTGTCCAAATGTATGACCTGTGGCGTTTGCCTAGAAGCTTGCCCTAACGTTAACGACCGGAACAGCTTTATCGGTCCTGCTTCGATTTCGCAGGTTCGTCTGTTCAATGCTCATCCAACTGGTGAGATGAACGCGCATGAGCGTTTGGACGCGTTAATGGAAGAAGGCGGCATTGAAGGCTGTGGTAACTCACAGAACTGTGTGCGTTCTTGTCCGAAAGGCATCCCACTTACTACCTCTATCGCCGCTATGAACAAAGACACAACTAAGCATTTGTTCAAGAAATGGCTGGGTATGTAA
- the sdhA gene encoding succinate dehydrogenase flavoprotein subunit has protein sequence MATQKVIVVGGGLAGLMATIKAAEAGVRVDLFSIVPVKRSHSVCAQGGINGAVNTKGEGDSPWEHFDDTVYGGDFLANQPPVKAMCEAAPGIIHLMDRMGVMFNRTPEGLLDFRRFGGTQYHRTAFAGATTGQQLLYALDEQVRRWEAAGLVQKFEHWEFTSVVLDDDGVCRGISAQDLRSMETVTFRGDAVILATGGPGIIFGKTTNSVINTGTAASAVYQQGVHYANGEFIQIHPTAIPGDDKLRLMSESARGEGGRIWTYKDGKPWYFLEEKYPAYGNLVPRDIATREIFHVCVDEKLGVNGENMVYLDLSHKDPKELDVKLGGIIEIYEKFMGDDPRKIPMKIFPAVHYSMGGMWVDYNQMTNIPGLFACGECEYQYHGANRLGANSLLSAIYGGMITGPKAIEYIKGLKKSSQDLDEQVFERERNKQSAKYESILKMDGNENAYVLHKELGEWMTNNMTVVRYNKKLEETIHKIKELKQRYKNININDAARWNNTGVAFTRQLWNMMELAEAMTLGALMRNESRGAHYKPEFTERDDENFMKTTKATWTAEGPEITYEDIDVSLIAPRKRDYSTSKKKEG, from the coding sequence ATGGCTACTCAAAAGGTAATTGTCGTTGGAGGCGGGCTTGCTGGCTTGATGGCGACAATCAAAGCGGCTGAAGCCGGGGTAAGGGTTGATTTATTTTCAATCGTGCCTGTAAAAAGATCACATTCCGTTTGCGCGCAAGGTGGCATAAACGGAGCAGTTAATACCAAAGGTGAAGGCGACTCCCCTTGGGAGCACTTTGATGATACGGTTTATGGAGGCGACTTTCTCGCGAATCAGCCGCCAGTAAAAGCGATGTGCGAAGCAGCGCCGGGTATTATCCACTTAATGGACCGGATGGGTGTTATGTTCAATCGGACGCCAGAAGGTTTGCTTGATTTCCGCCGTTTCGGAGGTACACAGTATCACCGTACAGCTTTTGCGGGTGCAACGACTGGTCAACAGCTGCTTTACGCGTTGGACGAGCAGGTACGTCGCTGGGAAGCTGCAGGACTAGTGCAGAAATTTGAGCATTGGGAATTTACTTCGGTCGTTCTTGACGATGACGGAGTATGCCGCGGTATTTCTGCGCAAGATCTACGCTCCATGGAAACAGTAACCTTCCGTGGCGATGCTGTTATTCTTGCAACAGGCGGTCCTGGTATTATTTTTGGTAAAACGACGAACTCGGTTATTAATACAGGAACTGCTGCGAGTGCTGTATACCAACAAGGTGTACATTATGCTAACGGCGAGTTTATTCAGATCCATCCGACTGCGATTCCGGGAGACGACAAGCTGCGTCTTATGAGTGAATCTGCACGTGGTGAGGGCGGTCGTATTTGGACTTACAAAGACGGTAAGCCTTGGTATTTCCTCGAGGAGAAATATCCTGCTTACGGAAATCTTGTACCACGGGATATCGCGACTCGTGAAATTTTCCATGTCTGCGTAGATGAAAAGCTGGGCGTCAACGGCGAAAACATGGTTTACCTCGATCTATCTCACAAGGATCCTAAAGAGCTTGACGTTAAGCTTGGAGGAATCATTGAGATTTACGAGAAATTCATGGGCGATGATCCACGGAAAATTCCGATGAAAATATTCCCGGCCGTTCACTATTCGATGGGCGGAATGTGGGTTGATTACAACCAAATGACGAATATCCCAGGATTGTTCGCATGCGGTGAATGCGAATATCAATATCATGGTGCTAACCGTCTTGGTGCAAACTCTCTCTTGTCCGCTATCTATGGCGGTATGATTACGGGACCTAAGGCGATTGAATATATTAAAGGCTTGAAGAAGTCTTCTCAAGACCTTGATGAGCAGGTATTCGAACGCGAGCGTAATAAGCAATCAGCGAAATATGAGTCGATCCTGAAAATGGATGGTAACGAGAACGCTTATGTTCTTCACAAAGAGCTTGGCGAGTGGATGACGAATAACATGACGGTTGTTCGTTATAACAAAAAGCTCGAAGAGACCATTCATAAAATTAAAGAGCTTAAGCAGCGTTACAAGAATATCAATATTAACGATGCTGCTCGTTGGAACAACACGGGCGTCGCCTTTACTCGTCAGCTGTGGAACATGATGGAGCTAGCTGAAGCTATGACTTTAGGAGCTTTGATGCGTAATGAAAGCCGTGGAGCTCATTACAAGCCAGAATTTACAGAGCGTGACGATGAGAATTTCATGAAGACGACTAAGGCGACATGGACTGCCGAAGGTCCGGAAATTACTTACGAGGATATCGATGTTTCTCTCATCGCTCCACGTAAACGTGATTACTCCACGAGCAAGAAGAAGGAGGGCTAA
- a CDS encoding 3D domain-containing protein has protein sequence MNHSWKKLSTRSAALVLGAAILLPGLTAHAATAYTAKENDTFWKLSKQMGVPLQQLMNANPKVDPLNIYAGLKLVIPNNLSKAAMDSVPIAEPVVSAQSITTSSGQSLPFSKVINITASAYSASSEENGKWGAVDYFGNPLKLGTIAVDSDVIPLGTKVFITGYDFAGLPTGGLVATATDKGGAIKGNRIDIFVPGSRNFVSDFGFQSVKVYILN, from the coding sequence ATGAATCACAGTTGGAAAAAGCTAAGTACACGATCTGCAGCGCTAGTATTAGGAGCTGCTATTCTGCTCCCGGGATTAACCGCTCACGCGGCTACCGCCTATACGGCTAAGGAAAACGATACGTTCTGGAAGCTCTCGAAGCAAATGGGTGTCCCGCTTCAGCAGCTCATGAATGCCAATCCTAAAGTTGATCCATTGAACATTTACGCAGGATTAAAACTGGTTATCCCGAACAATTTATCGAAAGCAGCAATGGATTCCGTCCCAATAGCCGAACCAGTAGTTTCGGCCCAATCCATTACGACGTCAAGCGGTCAATCCTTACCCTTCTCCAAAGTCATAAACATCACAGCATCAGCTTATTCGGCTTCATCTGAGGAGAATGGCAAATGGGGCGCAGTTGATTACTTCGGCAATCCGCTTAAGCTTGGAACGATAGCCGTTGATTCAGATGTTATTCCTTTAGGAACCAAGGTTTTCATTACTGGGTATGATTTCGCCGGCTTGCCGACAGGCGGCTTAGTCGCTACAGCAACTGATAAGGGCGGCGCTATTAAAGGCAATCGTATCGACATTTTCGTTCCTGGCTCGCGCAATTTTGTATCTGATTTTGGATTTCAGAGTGTTAAGGTATATATTTTGAACTAA
- a CDS encoding potassium channel family protein, translated as MKVNQFVIIGLGRFGSSLGTELMRLGNEVLGVDRDEEKVQDLSHILTHAVVADATEEEVLRSIGARNFDCGIVAIGDDVQASILATILLKDLGVKKVVAKAVSDLHGRVLERIGVDRIIYPERDMGIRVAHQLVSPNLLDYIELSQQYTIAELAVPQCLSGKSLDDVNPRGRFGCSIVAINKPKGIIIAPVAKDVLTIDDVMVVIGTNVQIEQFQDSIRQ; from the coding sequence ATGAAAGTGAATCAATTCGTAATAATAGGGCTGGGACGGTTCGGATCAAGCTTGGGGACTGAGCTTATGAGGCTAGGTAATGAGGTTCTTGGTGTCGATCGTGATGAAGAGAAGGTCCAGGATCTTTCCCATATACTCACACATGCGGTAGTGGCGGATGCGACAGAGGAAGAGGTGCTTCGATCCATTGGTGCGCGTAACTTCGATTGCGGTATTGTTGCGATTGGGGATGATGTCCAAGCGAGCATTTTGGCTACGATTCTTCTAAAGGATCTTGGGGTCAAAAAGGTCGTGGCTAAAGCGGTATCGGATCTGCATGGGCGTGTGCTGGAACGAATTGGTGTTGATCGGATTATATATCCAGAGCGAGATATGGGAATCCGGGTAGCGCATCAGCTCGTATCGCCTAATCTGCTGGATTATATTGAGCTATCGCAGCAATATACAATAGCAGAGCTTGCTGTCCCCCAGTGCCTATCAGGGAAATCGTTAGACGATGTTAATCCAAGAGGCAGATTTGGCTGCAGTATTGTGGCCATCAACAAGCCCAAAGGAATTATTATTGCTCCCGTAGCTAAAGATGTCCTTACCATAGATGATGTTATGGTTGTTATTGGAACCAATGTACAAATCGAGCAGTTCCAGGATTCAATTAGACAATAG
- a CDS encoding TolB family protein, with protein MSTSTFKSFLILASLIALIGCQSVNVGSVELGQSSNKQITILDNPEKITYEKSSIDALVRLDDVRGMDWISEDEIIVDKENTDFPPEEAEGAQWYPHNLYIQSLQSGAQTALYPENRNQGFAQVSPDKSKLFYKTFDLQANTGQGYLMDIPTRKTFAFTERDAMEVGNGRWVDNNSLVYASIEGTIYFANVDIPQPKKLIETRIPFISNISYLNNKLYYTTPYNDKNTANLLFGSPKEKQVASSLDKVLSVVPSPDDQKLAIVRRIKSGAVELLITDLQGNILTAVAQDSQIFGTAWSPDGTRLAYAALGYSGVLRGIYVADESTGLSNALSVDIKFISDTLQWSPTGNRLMITSTQPDEQKNRNRFVTYLVRVNASSNTKR; from the coding sequence ATGAGCACAAGTACATTCAAATCATTTCTCATTCTTGCAAGCCTCATTGCCCTTATTGGCTGTCAGAGCGTAAATGTGGGTAGTGTAGAATTAGGGCAAAGCTCTAATAAGCAAATAACTATTTTAGATAATCCGGAAAAAATAACTTATGAGAAGTCCTCAATTGATGCTTTGGTACGGTTAGATGATGTAAGAGGGATGGATTGGATTAGCGAGGATGAAATCATTGTAGATAAAGAAAACACAGATTTCCCGCCCGAAGAAGCCGAAGGAGCACAATGGTATCCTCACAATTTATATATTCAATCCCTGCAATCCGGCGCGCAGACAGCCCTTTATCCTGAAAACAGAAATCAAGGATTTGCGCAAGTAAGCCCTGATAAAAGTAAGCTATTCTACAAAACATTTGATTTGCAAGCGAACACTGGACAAGGGTATCTTATGGATATCCCTACTCGAAAGACGTTCGCGTTTACGGAAAGGGACGCAATGGAAGTGGGGAATGGTCGCTGGGTAGATAACAATTCACTAGTATATGCCTCTATTGAAGGTACAATCTATTTTGCAAATGTGGATATCCCCCAACCAAAGAAGCTTATTGAAACCCGGATTCCTTTTATCAGCAATATTTCCTATCTCAACAACAAACTGTATTACACGACACCTTATAACGATAAAAATACGGCTAACCTGCTATTTGGCTCTCCAAAAGAAAAGCAGGTTGCATCTTCATTGGACAAGGTCTTATCAGTCGTCCCTTCTCCTGACGATCAGAAGCTCGCTATCGTTCGAAGAATTAAAAGCGGAGCAGTCGAATTACTCATCACAGATTTACAAGGTAATATTCTAACAGCAGTTGCTCAAGACTCGCAGATCTTCGGAACAGCATGGTCGCCCGATGGTACTCGCCTAGCCTATGCAGCCTTAGGCTATAGTGGGGTCTTGAGAGGAATTTACGTCGCCGATGAATCAACTGGTCTCTCTAACGCCTTATCTGTTGACATCAAGTTCATTTCGGACACCCTACAATGGAGTCCAACTGGCAACCGCCTAATGATAACAAGTACGCAGCCTGACGAACAAAAAAACCGCAACCGGTTTGTCACCTACCTCGTTCGAGTAAATGCAAGCTCGAATACTAAACGATAA
- a CDS encoding polysaccharide deacetylase family protein produces the protein MRKRRYGKAVMVLMIGTITLLSLWTNSSDAVAKPSGVKWSELERRYEGVFVLSASRGSRKVALTFDDVPDPRFTPQVLNVLKRKKIHATFFVVGTRSSKHPDLLRRIHREGHNIGNHSYSHPDFSKLPLVKMQEQIGRAEAVIEGIVGFNPKLVRPPYGEILPRQLEWAKKKNYTVVNWDVDSSDWRQLSAEQVFRNVTRAVRPGSVVLMHAGGGQGQNLLGTVNALPRIIDWLRLHDYEPVTLTELLAIPEKR, from the coding sequence ATGAGAAAGAGGCGTTATGGAAAAGCGGTGATGGTGCTGATGATAGGCACGATCACCCTTTTGTCTTTATGGACGAATAGCTCTGATGCTGTAGCTAAGCCTTCCGGTGTAAAATGGTCTGAGCTTGAGCGCAGATATGAGGGTGTTTTTGTATTGTCTGCATCGCGCGGATCACGCAAAGTGGCATTGACGTTTGACGATGTCCCAGATCCAAGGTTTACGCCACAGGTGCTCAATGTGCTGAAGAGGAAGAAGATTCATGCGACCTTTTTTGTCGTTGGAACACGCAGCAGTAAGCATCCCGATTTATTGAGGCGTATCCATAGAGAAGGCCATAACATTGGCAACCATTCGTACAGCCATCCTGATTTTTCGAAGCTACCTTTGGTGAAAATGCAAGAGCAGATCGGCAGAGCGGAGGCGGTAATAGAGGGGATTGTTGGGTTTAATCCAAAGCTTGTGCGCCCGCCATATGGTGAAATATTGCCAAGACAATTAGAGTGGGCGAAGAAAAAGAATTATACCGTTGTCAACTGGGATGTGGACTCCTCGGATTGGCGTCAATTGAGCGCAGAGCAGGTTTTTCGGAATGTGACTAGAGCAGTTCGGCCAGGATCAGTTGTCCTAATGCATGCAGGAGGAGGCCAAGGCCAGAATTTATTAGGCACAGTTAACGCACTTCCGCGAATTATAGACTGGCTTCGCCTTCATGACTATGAGCCAGTTACTTTGACGGAGCTATTGGCCATACCTGAGAAACGGTAG